One segment of Primulina tabacum isolate GXHZ01 chromosome 6, ASM2559414v2, whole genome shotgun sequence DNA contains the following:
- the LOC142548237 gene encoding protein RADIALIS-like 5 isoform X1, with the protein MASNSSSWTTSQNKQFEKALAAYEKDTPDRWQNIARVVGKSVDEVKRHYEILVEDLKHIESGNIPLPKYR; encoded by the coding sequence ATGGCATCGAATTCATCTTCGTGGACCACGTCGCAAAACAAGCAATTCGAGAAGGCGCTGGCTGCCTATGAGAAGGACACCCCCGATCGTTGGCAGAATATAGCTCGCGTTGTTGGAAAATCTGTCGATGAAGTAAAAAGACACTACGAGATTCTTGTTGAAGACCTCAAGCACATTGAATCTGGTAATATCCCCTTACCGAAATATCGATGA
- the LOC142549588 gene encoding uncharacterized protein LOC142549588 isoform X1 has product MELKRRALLVLCLALVASVGWCWGEEVAERANMAAENMKMRGRESEVAASEAMQEAKDKTSYWADWTLSKSSEGLGLNPESAKEASQKFTEKAKGAASKSTDAMNSAAYETSRYASSKANDIADETSEKLTDAKNYASEKTSESMNKASDIASNAKRTGKGKASDAYESISDRAGKSMDRASEMAGEAKNKTFYTFSHASDKAGRTMDCASDVLKDKAHDAYDLALEMGESAREGVQDRAHDTYGYASGQAARAMNIASDMAYDAKEWTRDKASNARASTSDRASITEAGAKEAVKDKTSYLYDPASDKVGDTIQMVTEKAGEAKETTSHASSHGRDKAFDAYEDAKSKAHEAYAAAIDSNSEQAKEQYEAAKERVSQAAGDLGEHMRKGSAEL; this is encoded by the exons ATGGAGTTGAAGAGAAGGGCGTTGTTAGTACTGTGCCTGGCGTTGGTTGCGTCGGTGGGGTGGTGCTGGGGTGAGGAGGTGGCAGAGAGAGCCAATATGGCCGCCGAGAACATGAAGATGCGGGGGCGAGAGTCGGAGGTGGCGGCTTCTGAGGCCATGCAGGAGGCCAAAGACAAAACTAGTTACTGGGCTGATTGGACTTTGAGCAAGTCATCCGA GGGACTTGGATTAAATCCAGAGAGTGCAAAAGAAGCATCCCAAAAGTTCACGGAGAAGGCGAAGGGTGCCGCATCGAAATCCACGGATGCTATGAACTCTGCTGCATATG AAACATCGAGGTATGCTTCGTCGAAGGCCAACGATATAGCCGATGAAACGTCTGAGAAACTAACTGATGCCAAGAATTACGCTTCTGAAAAGACTAGCGAATCCATGAATAAAGCCTCTGACATCGCTTCGAATGCGAAACGAACCGGCAAGGGTAAGGCGAGTGATGCCTACGAATCCATTTCCGACCGGGCTGGCAAATCCATGGACAGGGCTTCAGAAATGGCTGGCGAAGCGAAAAATAAAACATTCTACACCTTTTCGCACGCATCTGATAAGGCTGGACGGACAATGGACTGTGCTTCGGACGTGTTGAAAGATAAGGCGCATGACGCTTATGATCTTGCTTTGGAAATGGGAGAGAGTGCTAGAGAGGGGGTGCAGGACAGAGCTCACGACACTTATGGATACGCTTCGGGTCAAGCGGCTCGAGCGATGAACATTGCATCGGACATGGCCTATGATGCCAAGGAATGGACAAGGGATAAAGCATCCAATGCACGTGCGTCGACTTCAGATCGAGCCTCTATCACGGAAGCAGGGGCAAAAGAAGCTGTAAAAGATAAAACATCTTATTTGTACGACCCCGCGTCGGATAAGGTGGGTGACACCATACAGATGGTGACAGAAAAGGCTGGTGAGGCCAAAGAAACAACGAGCCATGCGAGCTCTCATGGTAGAGACAAGGCGTTCGATGCGTACGAGGATGCGAAGTCGAAGGCCCACGAAGCATATGCGGCGGCCATAGATTCAAATTCCGAACAGGCGAAGGAACAATATGAAGCAGCAAAGGAGAGGGTTTCACAAGCTGCAGGAGATCTTGGAGAACATATGAGGAAGGGCTCGGCCGAAttatga
- the LOC142549588 gene encoding uncharacterized protein LOC142549588 isoform X2, producing the protein MNIFKQIPPCLLFQVPVSRIHFESILTDLIEVLPLLLDMELKRRALLVLCLALVASVGWCWGEEVAERANMAAENMKMRGRESEVAASEAMQEAKDKTSYWADWTLSKGLGLNPESAKEASQKFTEKAKGAASKSTDAMNSAAYETSRYASSKANDIADETSEKLTDAKNYASEKTSESMNKASDIASNAKRTGKGKASDAYESISDRAGKSMDRASEMAGEAKNKTFYTFSHASDKAGRTMDCASDVLKDKAHDAYDLALEMGESAREGVQDRAHDTYGYASGQAARAMNIASDMAYDAKEWTRDKASNARASTSDRASITEAGAKEAVKDKTSYLYDPASDKVGDTIQMVTEKAGEAKETTSHASSHGRDKAFDAYEDAKSKAHEAYAAAIDSNSEQAKEQYEAAKERVSQAAGDLGEHMRKGSAEL; encoded by the exons ATGAATATATTTAAACAGATTCCACCATGCCTACTTTTTCAAGTACCAGTTTCTCGAATCCATTTTGAGAGTATATTGACTGATTTGATCGAAGTTTTGCCATTATTATTAGACATGGAGTTGAAGAGAAGGGCGTTGTTAGTACTGTGCCTGGCGTTGGTTGCGTCGGTGGGGTGGTGCTGGGGTGAGGAGGTGGCAGAGAGAGCCAATATGGCCGCCGAGAACATGAAGATGCGGGGGCGAGAGTCGGAGGTGGCGGCTTCTGAGGCCATGCAGGAGGCCAAAGACAAAACTAGTTACTGGGCTGATTGGACTTTGAGCAA GGGACTTGGATTAAATCCAGAGAGTGCAAAAGAAGCATCCCAAAAGTTCACGGAGAAGGCGAAGGGTGCCGCATCGAAATCCACGGATGCTATGAACTCTGCTGCATATG AAACATCGAGGTATGCTTCGTCGAAGGCCAACGATATAGCCGATGAAACGTCTGAGAAACTAACTGATGCCAAGAATTACGCTTCTGAAAAGACTAGCGAATCCATGAATAAAGCCTCTGACATCGCTTCGAATGCGAAACGAACCGGCAAGGGTAAGGCGAGTGATGCCTACGAATCCATTTCCGACCGGGCTGGCAAATCCATGGACAGGGCTTCAGAAATGGCTGGCGAAGCGAAAAATAAAACATTCTACACCTTTTCGCACGCATCTGATAAGGCTGGACGGACAATGGACTGTGCTTCGGACGTGTTGAAAGATAAGGCGCATGACGCTTATGATCTTGCTTTGGAAATGGGAGAGAGTGCTAGAGAGGGGGTGCAGGACAGAGCTCACGACACTTATGGATACGCTTCGGGTCAAGCGGCTCGAGCGATGAACATTGCATCGGACATGGCCTATGATGCCAAGGAATGGACAAGGGATAAAGCATCCAATGCACGTGCGTCGACTTCAGATCGAGCCTCTATCACGGAAGCAGGGGCAAAAGAAGCTGTAAAAGATAAAACATCTTATTTGTACGACCCCGCGTCGGATAAGGTGGGTGACACCATACAGATGGTGACAGAAAAGGCTGGTGAGGCCAAAGAAACAACGAGCCATGCGAGCTCTCATGGTAGAGACAAGGCGTTCGATGCGTACGAGGATGCGAAGTCGAAGGCCCACGAAGCATATGCGGCGGCCATAGATTCAAATTCCGAACAGGCGAAGGAACAATATGAAGCAGCAAAGGAGAGGGTTTCACAAGCTGCAGGAGATCTTGGAGAACATATGAGGAAGGGCTCGGCCGAAttatga
- the LOC142548237 gene encoding protein RADIALIS-like 5 isoform X2, which produces MASNSSSWTTSQNKQFEKALAAYEKDTPDRWQNIARVVGKSVDEVKRHYEILVEDLKHIESG; this is translated from the exons ATGGCATCGAATTCATCTTCGTGGACCACGTCGCAAAACAAGCAATTCGAGAAGGCGCTGGCTGCCTATGAGAAGGACACCCCCGATCGTTGGCAGAATATAGCTCGCGTTGTTGGAAAATCTGTCGATGAAGTAAAAAGACACTACGAGATTCTTGTTGAAGACCTCAAGCACATTGAATCTG GGTAA
- the LOC142549589 gene encoding zinc-finger homeodomain protein 6-like has product MERRGQARDMLGIQNSMNYIPPQTSQESPVKLPLAPLVATSADRRGNASVSTRRGSSIFSPTQILDHQNHPPLHLRRQVSPPPQPLGQNEPNPDPDPDPSRTAAATAGGSSNSKAPATQPQGCPPPPPPPAAATAIVDAAAANCSSTPSIMYRECLKNHAAAIGGHIVDGCGEFMASGEEGTPEAMRCAACDCHRSFHRKEVKGEPPQQPYIYYPYNPNSGNSNIHRPNPLLHNLNTPRGHQQNHNKNSTQPTMVNFGGNAGGAAAESSSEDLNMFHPGSGAHASMQPSISGSKKRSRTKFSQEQKDRMHEFAEKLEWRIQKQDDRELQQFCSEVGVKRQVFKVWMHNNKQAMKKKQI; this is encoded by the coding sequence ATGGAACGCCGTGGTCAAGCAAGGGATATGCTAGGGATTCAAAACTCTATGAACTATATTCCTCCGCAGACCTCCCAAGAATCTCCGGTGAAGCTGCCTCTTGCTCCGTTGGTTGCCACCTCAGCCGACAGAAGAGGAAATGCATCGGTCTCCACCCGCCGCGGGAGTTCCATTTTCAGCCCTACCCAAATCTTGGATCACCAGAACCATCCTCCGCTGCACCTCCGCCGCCAGGTGAGCCCTCCTCCGCAGCCTCTGGGGCAGAATGAGCCCAACCCAGATCCAGATCCAGATCCTTCTCGCACAGCCGCCGCGACGGCTGGTGGATCATCAAATTCGAAGGCTCCGGCAACTCAACCACAAGGGTGCCCCCCGCCGCCGCCACCACCAGCTGCAGCGACTGCGATAGTTGATGCCGCAGCTGCTAATTGTAGCAGTACTCCCTCAATTATGTATAGAGAATGCCTCAAGAATCATGCCGCAGCCATCGGTGGACACATAGTGGATGGATGCGGAGAATTCATGGCCAGCGGAGAAGAGGGCACCCCGGAAGCGATGAGATGCGCCGCCTGTGATTGCCACCGTAGTTTCCACCGGAAAGAAGTCAAAGGCGAGCCGCCGCAACAACCCTATATCTACTATCCTTACAACCCCAATTCCGGCAACAGCAACATCCACCGGCCCAACCCATTACTCCACAACCTAAACACCCCACGCGGCCACCAGCAGAATCATAACAAAAACTCCACGCAACCCACTATGGTCAATTTCGGGGGAAACGCTGGAGGCGCGGCGGCTGAGTCATCCAGCGAGGATCTCAACATGTTCCACCCCGGAAGCGGCGCGCATGCATCGATGCAGCCGTCGATCTCAGGGTCCAAGAAGAGGTCCCGCACGAAATTCAGCCAAGAACAGAAGGATAGAATGCATGAATTCGCTGAAAAGCTAGAATGGAGAATCCAGAAACAAGACGATCGAGAACTTCAACAATTTTGCAGCGAAGTTGGGGTGAAGAGGCAAGTTTTCAAAGTGTGGATgcacaacaacaaacaagccaTGAAAAAGAAACAAATCTAA